One Bacteriovorax sp. PP10 DNA segment encodes these proteins:
- a CDS encoding ABC transporter permease family protein, with protein sequence MFLTYLKYFFFYIIKAKNRQRLLILAVVGLFLSSFALIVLQSTMGGLQNKLMERSKAILGKAVLYYKEEPTEDNYKKLFKILDDKKVKYSKEYEIELLLRFQTFITPVIVHGIDQTGFVPNLLRNDLQTNSNGKKVDAIMPLELAYKLGVAPPETLQIISPAHVDDLLGEVPRSQSIKIERTISSDVPEIDLYHLWVRLPLIQNLIQSHLINRVRIYSDMDFSELKKIIPPEIQLKTWEDENATLVWALKLESSVMIFLFAAMSLLVSLCISSGLLIFFNKIKSDLASFWILGASFSRIDRATKYFLHLMSFLSIGGGVLFGLGFLWLFDHYAPEIMPDVFVDRKIPILITAKGLFISFIVPYVISSVFVTFALAQFKREHDLLDHVRSVS encoded by the coding sequence GTGTTTTTAACTTACCTAAAGTATTTTTTCTTTTACATCATAAAAGCTAAAAACCGCCAACGCCTGCTGATCCTGGCAGTCGTTGGTTTGTTTTTATCTTCATTCGCCTTAATCGTTCTTCAAAGCACGATGGGTGGATTGCAAAATAAATTGATGGAGAGATCGAAGGCCATTTTGGGAAAGGCCGTTCTTTATTACAAAGAAGAGCCGACAGAAGACAATTACAAAAAACTTTTTAAAATCCTCGATGATAAAAAGGTCAAATACTCAAAAGAGTACGAGATCGAACTTTTACTCAGGTTCCAGACTTTCATTACACCGGTGATTGTTCATGGGATTGATCAAACGGGATTTGTTCCCAATTTACTCCGAAATGATTTGCAAACGAATTCCAATGGAAAAAAAGTGGATGCCATCATGCCACTGGAGCTTGCTTATAAATTAGGTGTAGCACCTCCTGAGACTCTGCAAATTATTTCTCCGGCCCATGTTGATGACCTATTAGGTGAAGTGCCTAGAAGCCAGTCGATCAAAATTGAAAGAACGATTTCCAGTGATGTTCCGGAAATCGATCTCTACCATTTGTGGGTAAGACTTCCGCTTATTCAAAATCTGATTCAGTCTCATTTAATCAATCGCGTGAGAATTTATAGCGATATGGATTTTTCTGAATTAAAAAAAATCATTCCTCCTGAAATCCAGCTTAAAACCTGGGAAGATGAAAACGCGACACTAGTGTGGGCCTTAAAGCTTGAAAGCTCTGTCATGATTTTCTTATTTGCAGCGATGAGCTTACTCGTGTCTCTATGTATTTCTTCAGGCCTTTTGATCTTTTTTAATAAGATTAAATCAGACCTGGCGAGCTTCTGGATTTTGGGTGCATCGTTTTCTAGAATCGATCGCGCGACAAAATACTTTCTGCATTTGATGAGCTTTTTATCAATTGGTGGGGGAGTTCTTTTTGGATTGGGCTTCTTATGGCTTTTTGATCACTACGCACCGGAAATTATGCCGGATGTTTTTGTCGATAGAAAAATCCCTATTTTGATTACTGCAAAAGGTCTCTTTATTTCTTTTATTGTGCCTTATGTGATCTCTTCGGTCTTTGTCACGTTTGCTCTGGCGCAGTTTAAACGCGAACATGACCTGTTAGATCATGTCCGCTCTGTCTCTTAA
- a CDS encoding methyl-accepting chemotaxis protein, with product MNQKKRSLMFRLMTSVNIAALIVLIAMTSFILNKTSAISEKQIDDEVEALTGSLQHTLADYLITADIKSIQQMSDDIVDDDTINEVYIFDKDKKLIASAKNKKTKVIEETTKLYESKKDITKLGDQSIGVIGSVFVKYNHNEIVEIKKEFILFGAISIVISQLLLAFVMWFSLSRSVRTINSTTDKLRGLADSTSKSSKEVENISREVSSSANEQAASIQETVATLDEITSQVTATVESVVNSTKKSEESLHIATEGKTVVTEMIHSMESIGSSNKEIMEEIARGNERIGGIVKIINEISEKTAVINDIVFQTKLLSFNASVEAARAGEHGKGFAVVAEEVGNLAQMSGKASTEISAILSDSIVKVNSVIQETNRNVEALTKVGTEKVSDGMKIAERCGTVLEDIVTNATIVKNMMNEISVASKEQAEGVRNITAAMNQLDQATLSNNKSAAMSSQSAKELSEHSIDLKDAVVELEKEIFGGEQSGVAAPVKKVETKKPVLVSETKKSAETPAPKKSNVLPMPAKKPTLVQAPRPAPQARPETKADVTPIKSKPGTSTPGYDDPRFEDV from the coding sequence ATGAACCAGAAGAAACGTTCGCTCATGTTCAGGCTAATGACGTCGGTTAACATCGCCGCCCTTATTGTTTTGATCGCAATGACTTCTTTTATTTTAAATAAAACATCGGCCATCTCTGAAAAACAAATTGATGATGAAGTTGAAGCATTGACGGGTTCACTTCAACACACCCTCGCCGACTATCTCATCACGGCCGATATAAAAAGCATTCAACAAATGAGTGATGACATTGTCGACGACGATACCATCAACGAAGTTTATATTTTCGACAAAGATAAAAAATTAATTGCCTCTGCAAAAAATAAAAAGACCAAAGTCATTGAAGAGACCACAAAACTTTATGAATCTAAAAAAGATATCACCAAACTTGGTGATCAATCTATTGGTGTCATTGGATCTGTTTTTGTTAAGTACAACCACAATGAAATTGTAGAGATCAAAAAAGAATTCATCCTCTTTGGTGCCATCTCAATTGTCATCTCACAGCTACTGCTTGCTTTTGTTATGTGGTTCTCACTTTCAAGAAGTGTTAGAACCATCAATTCCACAACCGACAAACTGAGAGGCCTTGCCGATTCAACAAGCAAGAGTTCAAAAGAAGTTGAAAATATTTCCAGAGAAGTTTCAAGCTCGGCCAACGAGCAGGCCGCTTCCATTCAGGAAACAGTGGCGACTCTTGACGAGATCACCTCTCAGGTCACAGCGACTGTCGAGAGTGTCGTCAACTCTACTAAAAAATCTGAAGAGTCACTTCATATTGCCACTGAAGGAAAAACCGTTGTCACGGAAATGATCCACTCAATGGAGTCGATTGGAAGCTCTAATAAAGAAATTATGGAAGAGATCGCCCGTGGTAATGAGCGCATTGGCGGGATTGTAAAAATCATCAATGAGATTTCTGAAAAGACTGCCGTCATTAACGATATCGTTTTCCAGACCAAACTCTTGTCTTTCAACGCTTCAGTTGAAGCTGCAAGGGCCGGTGAACATGGGAAAGGATTTGCGGTCGTTGCTGAAGAAGTGGGAAATCTTGCTCAGATGTCGGGTAAGGCCTCAACGGAAATTTCTGCGATCTTAAGCGACAGTATTGTAAAAGTTAACTCTGTTATCCAGGAAACCAACCGCAATGTTGAAGCTCTGACAAAGGTCGGGACTGAAAAAGTCTCTGACGGGATGAAGATTGCCGAACGTTGTGGAACTGTCCTTGAAGACATTGTGACAAATGCCACGATTGTAAAAAACATGATGAATGAAATTTCTGTGGCCAGTAAAGAGCAGGCCGAAGGTGTTCGAAATATTACCGCTGCTATGAACCAGTTAGACCAGGCGACATTAAGTAACAATAAGTCAGCTGCTATGTCTTCTCAAAGCGCTAAAGAGCTCTCAGAGCATTCTATTGATCTAAAAGATGCCGTTGTAGAACTGGAGAAAGAAATCTTTGGTGGAGAACAAAGCGGAGTCGCTGCACCTGTAAAAAAAGTGGAAACAAAAAAACCAGTACTGGTTTCTGAAACGAAAAAATCTGCTGAAACACCTGCTCCTAAAAAGAGCAACGTGCTTCCGATGCCGGCCAAAAAACCAACTTTGGTTCAAGCGCCAAGGCCCGCGCCACAGGCAAGACCTGAAACAAAAGCTGATGTCACGCCGATCAAATCAAAACCGGGAACATCGACACCAGGTTACGATGATCCACGTTTTGAAGATGTATAA
- a CDS encoding Kazal-type serine protease inhibitor family protein, producing MKKLILCSLFVILTSCSAAPTATPVPSIEQNKVETESAKADAKPAQIVKGKAESCICAKLWMPVCGVNKKTYGNACEADCAGVKYTGGACAEMK from the coding sequence ATGAAAAAATTAATTTTATGTTCTCTATTCGTTATTCTAACAAGCTGCAGTGCCGCTCCTACAGCAACACCAGTACCTTCAATTGAACAAAATAAAGTTGAAACTGAAAGTGCTAAAGCAGATGCAAAACCAGCTCAGATCGTAAAAGGTAAAGCGGAATCATGCATTTGTGCAAAACTGTGGATGCCAGTTTGTGGTGTGAACAAGAAAACTTACGGAAATGCCTGCGAAGCAGACTGTGCTGGTGTGAAATACACTGGTGGTGCTTGCGCGGAAATGAAGTAG
- a CDS encoding Tex family protein, whose product MSLEQNAVIFAAQETQINARNVLAVLNLMVTEQCTVPFVARYRKEVTGDMDEVQIRAIHEAYENYLEREKRREYILDQIKKMEQMTPELEKKIMQASTINQLEDLYAPYKAKKKSKGMVAKEAGLDPLAEIILSTPKTKEQLKAEFGDKFNKPELKFTTFEECYSGALDIIIEMMAHDPETKEILRKDFWSDSLVKSTKRDKAEQEDKDWMKYKDYFEFSQKASELKEPKAGHRFLAMRRGMTSKTLKVEVVFPEEVALGLLKRRFFDKANLGCASDLELAAKKAYANYIYPSLDLEIKSELKRISDEGAINVFGINLKNLLLQPYLGPKSVIGVDPGVRTGCKIVVIDNTGKLLGDCVIYPHEPKNQVKESASILSAIIEQFNVHHIAIGSGTFGRETLQFIQENVKAVKDGKTNATLISEAGASVYSASELAASEFPDKDVTVRGAVSIARRFQDPLAELVKIDPKSIGVGQYQHDVNQARLKKSLEGVVESCVNFVGVDLNTASAPLLAYVSGIGPGLAGNVVKHRETNGGFKNRKDILKVTRFSPKVFEQAAGFLRIYNGAEPLDATFIHPERYEVLGNWAKKNSIEISDLISNKDMIQKLERDSGFKTEVGEFTFNDIVKALKSPSQDPRTEFKSFEYRKDITKITDLKIGEWYPGQVTNITQFGAFVDIGIKENGLLHVSQISDTFVEDAMVALKVGQEVKVQVLDIDYDRKRISLTAKQGAQVNRPAPSTGDRPRSNQGKPQAAPAPAPALKNNAFAGLKNLKL is encoded by the coding sequence ATGTCACTAGAACAAAATGCTGTCATCTTTGCGGCCCAGGAAACTCAAATCAATGCAAGAAACGTTCTTGCAGTTTTAAACCTGATGGTTACTGAACAATGTACAGTTCCCTTTGTTGCCCGCTATAGAAAAGAAGTTACCGGCGATATGGATGAAGTTCAAATCAGAGCGATCCATGAAGCTTATGAAAATTATTTAGAAAGAGAAAAACGTCGCGAGTATATTTTAGATCAGATTAAGAAGATGGAGCAAATGACTCCTGAACTTGAAAAGAAAATCATGCAAGCGTCTACAATTAATCAACTGGAAGACTTATACGCTCCTTATAAAGCGAAAAAGAAATCAAAAGGTATGGTTGCTAAAGAAGCTGGTCTTGACCCTCTTGCTGAAATCATTCTTTCTACACCAAAAACAAAAGAGCAATTAAAAGCTGAGTTCGGTGATAAATTCAACAAACCAGAATTAAAGTTTACAACTTTCGAAGAGTGCTACTCTGGTGCTCTTGATATCATCATTGAAATGATGGCCCACGACCCGGAAACAAAAGAAATTCTTCGTAAGGATTTCTGGTCAGACTCGCTTGTTAAATCGACAAAGAGAGATAAAGCAGAACAAGAAGATAAGGACTGGATGAAGTATAAAGACTACTTCGAGTTCTCACAAAAAGCTTCTGAGTTAAAAGAGCCAAAAGCTGGACACAGATTCTTAGCAATGAGAAGAGGAATGACTTCGAAGACTCTAAAAGTTGAAGTGGTATTCCCTGAAGAAGTCGCCCTTGGATTATTAAAGAGAAGATTCTTTGATAAAGCGAACCTTGGATGTGCAAGTGATTTAGAACTTGCTGCTAAAAAAGCTTACGCTAACTACATTTACCCAAGTCTTGACCTGGAAATTAAATCAGAACTAAAAAGAATTTCTGATGAAGGTGCCATCAACGTCTTTGGTATCAACTTAAAAAACCTTTTACTACAACCTTACCTAGGGCCTAAATCAGTTATCGGTGTAGACCCGGGTGTACGTACTGGTTGTAAAATTGTAGTCATCGACAATACAGGTAAACTTCTTGGTGATTGTGTTATCTATCCACATGAACCAAAAAATCAGGTTAAAGAATCGGCGTCTATTCTTTCTGCTATTATTGAGCAGTTCAATGTTCACCACATCGCAATTGGAAGTGGAACATTTGGACGTGAAACTCTGCAATTTATTCAAGAGAACGTTAAAGCAGTTAAAGATGGTAAAACAAATGCGACGCTTATTTCTGAAGCAGGAGCTTCTGTTTATTCAGCAAGTGAATTAGCTGCCTCAGAATTCCCTGATAAAGATGTAACGGTAAGAGGAGCAGTTTCAATCGCCAGAAGATTCCAGGATCCTCTAGCTGAACTTGTAAAAATTGATCCAAAATCTATCGGTGTTGGGCAGTATCAACATGATGTGAACCAGGCCCGTTTAAAAAAATCTCTAGAAGGTGTTGTTGAATCTTGTGTTAACTTCGTTGGAGTTGACTTGAATACTGCTTCTGCTCCATTACTTGCTTACGTTTCGGGTATCGGGCCAGGGCTTGCTGGTAACGTTGTAAAACACAGAGAAACAAACGGTGGATTCAAAAACAGAAAAGATATTTTAAAAGTGACAAGATTTTCTCCAAAAGTTTTCGAACAAGCGGCAGGATTTCTTCGTATCTATAACGGAGCTGAGCCACTAGATGCTACTTTCATTCACCCTGAAAGATATGAAGTCCTAGGAAACTGGGCGAAGAAAAATTCAATTGAGATCAGTGATCTTATTTCTAATAAAGATATGATTCAAAAATTAGAACGCGACAGTGGATTTAAAACGGAAGTGGGAGAATTTACTTTTAACGATATCGTTAAAGCTCTTAAATCTCCTTCTCAAGATCCACGTACTGAGTTCAAGTCTTTCGAATACAGAAAAGATATTACGAAAATTACTGATTTAAAAATCGGTGAATGGTACCCAGGGCAAGTGACAAACATCACTCAGTTCGGAGCATTCGTTGATATCGGTATTAAAGAAAATGGTCTGCTACACGTTTCTCAAATCTCTGACACTTTCGTTGAAGATGCTATGGTCGCACTTAAAGTTGGTCAGGAAGTTAAAGTTCAGGTTCTGGACATCGACTACGATAGAAAGCGTATTTCACTTACAGCGAAGCAAGGCGCTCAAGTAAATAGACCAGCTCCTTCTACTGGAGACAGACCTCGTTCGAACCAAGGTAAACCTCAAGCAGCTCCGGCACCAGCTCCTGCATTAAAAAACAATGCATTTGCAGGCCTTAAGAATTTAAAATTATAA
- the tilS gene encoding tRNA lysidine(34) synthetase TilS, translating into MSTPISSDRKKKHHLFGLNFKEHVRAFINSHHLINPNKTMVISVSGGVDSLALVDVISSLGVHFELLHFNHGTRPEENLLEEKNIRDLAHELGVKVNVFHFDISLEEKNFEKKARELRKNIYNQFIKNDYWVYTAHHIDDSFEWSLMQSFKQSGMSNLGVPVFNNGLVRPFMCVSKKQILRYARARQLHWTEDPSNLNEKFERNFMRIHLTAKILKRYPSTLAHYVSRNNQLALIQNIHRLNSESKSVVTQEISGGYLMVADDFKHHKNEIKELIYKLSNVDRGEINNELDKLIKAQTEIKNNPASFPFKGPMNFSGGVQLYLIKDHLFITNKKQAEFYQVLDFKLCSHLQSLTQIPERALILAFPKLLISFGKKLSKSSKYSHPLLPVTCEWLRNRGISYVFTPLMSIKDRQMLAKNAVILDSSVMGL; encoded by the coding sequence ATGTCTACACCAATTTCAAGTGATCGAAAAAAGAAGCATCATCTATTTGGATTAAATTTCAAAGAACACGTGCGTGCTTTTATCAATTCACATCATCTTATTAACCCTAATAAAACGATGGTCATTTCCGTCTCTGGCGGAGTGGATTCATTGGCGTTAGTCGATGTGATCAGCTCCCTTGGTGTGCACTTTGAACTCTTGCATTTTAACCATGGAACCAGGCCTGAAGAAAATCTTTTAGAAGAAAAAAATATCCGCGACCTGGCCCATGAACTGGGTGTTAAGGTCAATGTTTTTCATTTTGACATCTCGCTCGAGGAAAAAAATTTCGAGAAAAAAGCACGTGAACTCCGAAAAAATATTTATAACCAGTTCATTAAAAATGATTATTGGGTTTATACCGCTCATCATATCGACGATTCCTTTGAATGGAGCTTAATGCAGTCATTTAAGCAATCGGGGATGAGCAATTTAGGCGTTCCGGTTTTTAATAATGGGTTAGTCCGTCCTTTTATGTGTGTCTCAAAAAAACAAATCCTGAGGTACGCAAGGGCGAGACAGCTTCATTGGACAGAAGACCCGAGTAATTTGAATGAAAAGTTTGAAAGAAATTTCATGCGCATTCATTTAACGGCAAAAATCTTAAAGCGCTATCCAAGCACGTTAGCTCATTATGTTTCCAGAAATAATCAATTGGCGCTGATTCAAAACATTCACAGATTAAATTCAGAATCAAAGTCCGTAGTGACTCAGGAAATTTCTGGTGGATATCTGATGGTGGCCGATGATTTCAAACATCATAAAAACGAAATCAAAGAATTAATTTATAAACTCTCTAATGTGGACCGCGGAGAAATTAATAACGAACTCGATAAATTAATTAAGGCACAAACCGAGATTAAAAATAATCCTGCGAGTTTTCCTTTTAAAGGCCCGATGAATTTTTCTGGTGGCGTGCAATTATATTTAATTAAAGATCATCTCTTTATAACCAATAAGAAACAGGCCGAATTTTATCAGGTCCTGGACTTCAAGTTATGCTCTCATTTACAATCACTGACGCAGATTCCTGAGCGAGCATTAATTCTCGCATTTCCGAAACTTTTGATCAGTTTTGGAAAAAAGCTCAGCAAATCTTCGAAATACTCCCATCCACTGCTGCCAGTTACCTGTGAGTGGCTTAGAAATCGCGGAATATCCTACGTATTTACTCCGCTAATGTCGATCAAAGATAGACAAATGTTAGCTAAGAACGCTGTCATACTTGATTCTTCTGTAATGGGTTTATAG